Proteins from a genomic interval of Marmota flaviventris isolate mMarFla1 chromosome 8, mMarFla1.hap1, whole genome shotgun sequence:
- the Slc5a3 gene encoding sodium/myo-inositol cotransporter yields the protein MRAVLETADIAIVALYFILVMCIGFFAMWKSNRSTVSGYFLAGRSMTWVAIGASLFVSNIGSEHFIGLAGSGAASGFAVGAWEFNALLLLQLLGWVFIPIYIRSGVYTMPEYLSKRFGGHRIQVYFAALSLILYIFTKLSVDLYSGALFIQESLGWNLYVSVILLIGMTALLTVTGGLVAVIYTDTLQALLMIVGALTLMIISMMEIGGFEEVKRRYMLASPNIPSILLTYNLSNTNSCNVYPKKEALKMLRDPTDEDVPWPGFILGQTPASVWYWCADQVIVQRVLAAKNIAHAKGSTLMAGFLKLLPMFIIVVPGMISRILFTDDIACINPEHCMQVCGSRAGCSNIAYPRLVMKLVPVGLRGLMMAVMIAALMSDLDSIFNSASTIFTLDVYKLIRKSASSRELMIVGRIFVAFMVVISIAWVPIIVEMQGGQMYLYIQEVADYLTPPVAALFLLAIFWKRCNEQGAFYGGMAGFVLGAVRLILAFAYRAPECDQPDNRPGFIKDIHYMYVATALFWVTGLITVIVSLLTPPPTKEQIRTTTFWSKKNLVTKESCSQKDEPYKMQEKSILRCSENSEAIIHVIPNGKSEDSIKGLQPEDVNLLVTCREEGNPVASLGHSEAETPVDTYSNGQAALMGEKERKKETEDRSRYWKFIDWFCGFKSKSISKRSLRDLMEEEAVCLQMLEETPQVKVILNIGLFAVCSLGIFMFVYFSI from the coding sequence ATGAGGGCTGTTCTGGAGACAGCAGACATTGCCATAGTGGCCCTGTATTTTATCCTGGTGATGTGCATTGGTTTTTTTGCCATGTGGAAATCTAATAGAAGCACCGTGAGTGGATACTTCCTGGCGGGGCGCTCTATGACCTGGGTAGCAATTGGTGCCTCTCTGTTTGTGAGCAATATTGGGAGTGAGCACTTCATTGGGCTGGCAGGATCTGGAGCTGCAAGTGGATTTGCAGTGGGCGCATGGGAATTCAATGCCTTACTGCTTTTGCAACTTTTGGGATGGGTTTTCATCCCAATTTACATCCGGTCGGGGGTATACACCATGCCTGAATACTTGTCCAAGCGATTTGGTGGCCATAGGATTCAGGTCTATTTTGCAGCCCTGTCTCTGATTCTCTATATCTTCACCAAGCTCTCAGTGGATCTGTATTCGGGTGCCCTCTTTATCCAGGAGTCTTTGGGTTGGAACCTCTATGTGTCTGTCATCCTGCTCATTGGTATGACTGCTTTGCTGACTGTCACCGGAGGCCTTGTTGCAGTGATCTACACAGACACTCTGCAGGCTCTGCTCATGATTGTTGGGGCACTCACACTTATGATTATTAGCATGATGGAGATTGGTGGGTTTGAGGAAGTTAAGAGAAGGTACATGTTGGCCTCACCTAATATCCCTTCCATCTTGTTGACATACAACCTATCAAACACAAATTCTTGTAACGTCTACCCTAAGAAAGAAGCCCTAAAAATGTTGCGGGATCCAACAGATGAAGATGTTCCATGGCCCGGATTCATCCTTGGGCAGACCCCAGCCTCAGTGTGGTACTGGTGTGCTGACCAAGTCATCGTACAAAGGGTCCTGGCAGCCAAAAACATTGCTCACGCCAAAGGCTCTACTCTTATGGCTGGCTTCTTGAAGCTTCTGCCAATGTTTATCATAGTTGTCCCAGGAATGATTTCCAGGATACTGTTTACTGATGATATAGCTTGCATCAACCCAGAGCACTGCATGCAAGTGTGTGGAAGCCGAGCTGGGTGCTCCAATATTGCTTACCCACGCCTGGTGATGAAGCTTGTTCCTGTGGGCCTTCGGGGGTTGATGATGGCTGTGATGATTGCAGCTCTAATGAGTGACTTGGACTCTATATTTAACAGTGCCAGTACTATATTCACTCTTGATGTGTACAAACTCATCCGCAAGAGTGCAAGCTCCCGGGAACTAATGATTGTGGGGAGGATATTTGTGGCTTTTATGGTGGTAATCAGCATAGCATGGGTACCAATCATTGTGGAGATGCAAGGTGGCCAGATGTACCTTTACATTCAGGAGGTAGCAGATTACCTGACCCCCCCAGTGGCGGCCCTGTTCCTTTTGGCGATTTTCTGGAAGCGCTGCAATGAACAAGGGGCTTTCTATGGTGGAATGGCTGGCTTTGTTCTTGGAGCAGTCCGTTTGATACTGGCCTTTGCCTACCGTGCCCCGGAGTGTGACCAACCTGATAATAGACCAGGCTTCATCAAAGACATCCATTATATGTATGTGGCCACTGCATTGTTTTGGGTCACAGGACTCATTACTGTAATTGTCAGCCTTCTCACGCCACCTCCCACAAAGGAACAGATTCGCACCACCACCTTTTGGTCTAAGAAGAACCTGGTGACAAAGGAAAGCTGCTCTCAGAAAGATGAACCATACAAAATGCAGGAGAAGAGCATTCTGCGATGCAGTGAGAACAGTGAGGCCATCATCCATGTCATTCCCAATGGGAAATCTGAAGATAGTATTAAGGGCCTTCAGCCTGAAGATGTCAATCTTTTGGTGACCTGCAGAGAGGAGGGTAACCCTGTGGCTTCCTTGGGTCATTCAGAGGCAGAAACACCGGTAGATACTTATTCCAATGGGCAAGCGGCTCTCATgggtgagaaagagagaaagaaagaaacagaggatAGAAGCCGGTACTGGAAGTTCATAGACTGGTTTTGTGGCTTTAAAAGTAAGAGCATCAGCAAGAGGAGTCTCAGAGACTTGATGGAGGAGGAGGCTGTCTGTTTACAAATGTTAGAAGAGACTCCACAAGTTAAAGTCATACTGAATATTGGACTTTTTGCtgtgtgttctcttggaattttcatgtttgtttatttctccaTATGA